From the Coriobacteriia bacterium genome, one window contains:
- the rpsS gene encoding 30S ribosomal protein S19 — MSRSLKKGPFVQPRLLERIHTMNEAGEKKVIKTWSRSSTIFPEMVGHTIGVHDGRKHVPVYVTESMVGHKLGEFSPTRTFRGHKASDKKAKR, encoded by the coding sequence GTGAGCAGAAGCCTGAAGAAGGGCCCGTTCGTGCAGCCTCGACTCCTCGAGCGCATTCACACGATGAACGAGGCCGGCGAGAAGAAGGTCATCAAGACCTGGTCGCGCAGCTCGACCATCTTCCCGGAGATGGTCGGTCACACGATCGGCGTTCACGACGGCCGCAAGCATGTCCCGGTGTACGTGACCGAGTCGATGGTTGGCCACAAGCTCGGCGAGTTCTCGCCGACGCGCACGTTCCGCGGTCACAAGGCCTCGGACAAGAAAGCCAAGAGGTAG
- the rplV gene encoding 50S ribosomal protein L22, with the protein MEAKAVARYVRVAPRKARLVVDLIRGKSIDDARAILRFSPRAAAEVVEKVLNSAVANAERNLHLKSDDLIVGSTFVDEGPTLKRIQPRAMGRAFRINKRTSHITVVVTQREGA; encoded by the coding sequence ATGGAAGCGAAGGCAGTTGCACGCTACGTGCGGGTAGCCCCGCGCAAGGCCCGACTGGTGGTCGATCTCATCCGCGGCAAGTCCATCGATGACGCCCGCGCGATCCTGAGGTTCTCGCCTCGCGCTGCGGCAGAAGTCGTCGAGAAGGTGCTGAACAGTGCCGTGGCTAACGCCGAGCGCAACCTGCACCTGAAGTCGGATGACCTGATAGTCGGCTCGACGTTCGTAGACGAGGGTCCGACCCTCAAGCGCATTCAGCCCCGCGCCATGGGCCGTGCGTTCCGGATTAACAAGCGTACGAGCCACATCACGGTGGTCGTCACTCAGCGAGAGGGGGCGTAG